The bacterium genome includes the window GGCCGCTGCGCAGGCTGGACTCGTCCTCGATCCCGCCGTCCTCGCCGTAGCCGATGGTGACGACCGGAAAGCCGTTTTGGAAGTTCTGCGTCCAGGAGTCCGCTCCGCCGAAGGGATCCTCGGCCCCGGCATCCTTGGCAGAGAGTCCATCATGCTCTGGAAGAAGCGGGAACGTTCTTGAGCGCCTCATTGGCCATGTCGAGCGCCGCTCCGACCTGGCCCGCCATCGCCCGCACCGACGCGTCGTCCATGACGTAATAGGTCTTGTAGTCGTCGTCGACGACGACCACCTCGGCGACCGGCTAGCTGCGCTCCTCGATCCAGCTCGCAAAGCCCTCGATGGTCTCCGCGGAGAGCTCGTCGGCGTCGCTGCTCCGCTCGTCCAGCCAGCGCTTCATGGCGATCATCAGCTCGGCGGCGCTCTCGCGATCGATCTGGAATAGCTTCATGTAGGCGCCCTTGGCCTCCTCGATCCGGTCGAGACCCAGATAGGCCTCACCGCGCTCCTCGATCGCCTCGGGATAGCGCGGGCCGATCGCCAGGGCCCGATCGTAGGCCGCGAGCGCCTCCTCGTACTGCCCGGTCTTGAGCAGGGCATAGCCGAGACTGCCTAAGGCCTGGTGGAAGTCTGGCACCTCCTTGACCGCCATGCGGAACTGCTCGATCGCTTCCTTGTAGGACTTCTGCGCCTTGGCCGCCTTCTTGGCCGCCTTCTCGCCCTCGGCCGTGGCGGCCTGCTCCTCCAGCTTCCACGCCTTGTTGCGGTACTCGAGCCCCCGGTTGTAGGCGTTTATCGCCTTCTCCTTTGGGATCAAGTCGGGCATGTCGGCCAGCGGCTCGAGGGGCGCGAGCGCATCGTCGGTCCGCGCGAGCCCCCCCGTCCGCTCGTCCGGCTCCCCAAGTAGCTGATCCTGGGCTCCGACTGGAAGCGCCAGAGCAAGTACTGACAGCAGCAGAGTGACTTGTCGTATTCCTCGGATCATCGTTCTGCCTTCTTGTTCTCGGTTGATGGTCATGGCCAAACGTGCGGGCCGGGCTGACAGGGGTTCCAGTGTACCTCCCGTCTGCCGGTTCGAACGTTCAGACTCCTCCTCTAATGCAGCCCTTCGGCAGCTCGGCGGTCTTGGGGTCCTTCGTGGCGGGGTGTCGTCGCGGAGGAAGCGAGGACCCGTGGCTTTGCGGCACCGGGTTTCCCCGGCTGTGCCTCTTTCGGAGCAACCCATAGGTTACGCCCGGGGCAGGAACTGATGCGCCACCCGAAGGGGCAGGCATTGATCGCGTCGTGGCCAGCGTCGGCCCCTTCTCGAGGCGGGTGTGAGCGCCGGCATACTCCCTTCGACCCGGGGCCACTAGACTCGTTACATGCCGCGACCGCCCCTGCCTTCGATCCCTG containing:
- a CDS encoding tetratricopeptide repeat protein, giving the protein MIRGIRQVTLLLSVLALALPVGAQDQLLGEPDERTGGLARTDDALAPLEPLADMPDLIPKEKAINAYNRGLEYRNKAWKLEEQAATAEGEKAAKKAAKAQKSYKEAIEQFRMAVKEVPDFHQALGSLGYALLKTGQYEEALAAYDRALAIGPRYPEAIEERGEAYLGLDRIEEAKGAYMKLFQIDRESAAELMIAMKRWLDERSSDADELSAETIEGFASWIEERS